Proteins from a genomic interval of Equus quagga isolate Etosha38 chromosome 13, UCLA_HA_Equagga_1.0, whole genome shotgun sequence:
- the LOC124250382 gene encoding mitogen-activated protein kinase 6-like: MAEKFESLMNIHGFDLGSRYMDLKPLGCGGNGLVFSAVDNDCDKRVAIKKIVLTDPQSVKHALREIKIIRRLDHDNIMKVFEILGPSGSQLTDDVGSLTELNSVYLVQEYMETDLANVLEQGPLLEEHARLFMYQLLHGLKYIHSANVLHRDLKPANLFINTEDLVLKIGDFGLARIMDPHYSHKGHLSEGLVTKWYRSPRLLLSPNNYTKAIDMWTAGCIFAEMLTGKTLFAGAHELEQMQLVLESIPVAHEEDVQELLSVIPVYIRNDMTEPHKPLTQLLPGISQEALDFLEQNLTFSPMDRLTAEEVLSHPYMSIYSNCIKAKKNFSKFSDTNYVCYNRFYSDTNYLESASDSTGLRAPSHKSEPTSDATCKFPASRPPMLLPIWLKFTTSYNPLINTLIH, translated from the exons ATGGCAGAGAAATTTGAAAGTCTCATGAACATTCATGGTTTTGATCTGGGCTCTAGGTATATGGACTTAAAACCATTGGGTTGTGGAGGCAATGGGTTGGTTTTTTCTGCTGTAGACAATGACTGTGACAAAAGAGTAGCCATCAAGAAAATTGTCCTTACTGATCCCCAGAGTGTCAAACATGCTCTACGTGAAATCAAAATTATTAGAAGACTTGACCATGATAACATTATGAAAGTGTTTGAAATTCTTGGTCCCAGCGGAAGCCAGTTAACAGACGATGTAGGCTCTCTTACCGAACTGAACAGTGTTTACCTTGTTCAGGAGTACATGGAGACAGACTTGGCTAATGTGCTGGAGCAGGGCCCTTTACTGGAAGAGCATGCCAGGCTTTTCATGTATCAGCTGCTACATGGGCTCAAATATATTCACTCTGCAAACGTACTGCACAGAGATCTCAAACCAGCTAATCTTTTCATTAATACTGAAGACTTGGTGCTGAAGATAGGTGACTTTGGTCTTGCACGGATCATGGATCCCCATTATTCCCATAAGGGTCATCTTTCTGAAGGATTGGTTACTAAATGGTACAGATCTCCACGTCTTTTACTTTCTCCTAATAATTATACTAAAGCCATTGACATGTGGACTGCAGGCTGCATCTTTGCTGAAATGCTGACTGGTAAAACCCTCTTTGCAGGTGCACATGAACTTGAACAGATGCAGCTGGTTTTAGAATCTATTCCTGTTGCACATGAGGAAGATGTTCAGGAGCTTCTCAGTGTAATTCCAGTTTACATTAGAAATGACATGACTGAGCCACACAAACCTTTAACTCAGCTGCTTCCAGGAATTAGTCAAGAAGCACTGGATTTCCTGGAACAAAATTTGACATTTAGCCCCATGGATCGGTTGACAGCAGAAGAAGTGCTTTCCCATCCTTATATGAGCATATATTCTAATTGCATCAAAGCAAAAAAGAACTTCTCCAAG TTCTCTGACACCAACTATGTGTGTTACAATCGATTCTATTCTGACACAAACTACCTGGAGTCAGCGTCAGACTCCACAGGTTTAAGGGCTCCATCCCACAAGAGTGAACCCACTTCAGATGCCACCTGCAAGTTTCCGGCATCTCGACCACCCATGCTTCTGCCCATCTGGCTAAAATTCACAACTTCCTACAACCCCCTCATTAATACACTAATTCACTAG